A genomic segment from Longimicrobium sp. encodes:
- a CDS encoding DUF423 domain-containing protein: protein MVRTFWILGCVFGLLGVAAGAFGAHALRERLSADLLAVFETGARYQMYHALALLAVATAAARWPGGGWALPGWLFTAGILVFSGSLYLLALTGARWLGAVTPLGGLCLLGGWAALALAGWRAAAP from the coding sequence ATGGTCCGAACCTTCTGGATCCTCGGCTGCGTCTTCGGCCTGCTGGGCGTGGCGGCGGGGGCGTTCGGCGCGCACGCGCTGCGCGAGCGCCTCTCGGCCGACCTCCTAGCCGTCTTCGAGACCGGCGCGCGCTACCAGATGTACCACGCCCTGGCGCTGCTGGCCGTGGCGACGGCCGCCGCGCGCTGGCCGGGCGGCGGCTGGGCGCTCCCGGGGTGGCTGTTCACCGCCGGCATCCTGGTCTTCTCCGGGAGCCTGTACCTGCTGGCGCTCACCGGCGCGCGGTGGCTGGGCGCCGTCACCCCGCTGGGCGGCCTCTGCCTCCTGGGCGGCTGGGCCGCGCTCGCGCTCGCGGGGTGGCGCGCGGCGGCGCCGTGA
- a CDS encoding TIGR02588 family protein, translated as MARDGRGGEAGGGAGDDRPRNVRSRWEWAAAALGALMVGGTIAFLAHEAATEENTPPDLVVRAGAVTRTSAGWLVEVHAENRGATTAAQVQVEGELRADTGAVETSDVTIDYIPGDSERRAGLLFRADPRRHRLEVRARGFDLP; from the coding sequence GTGGCCCGGGACGGACGCGGCGGGGAGGCGGGCGGCGGGGCGGGGGACGACCGCCCCCGCAACGTGCGCAGCCGCTGGGAGTGGGCGGCGGCGGCGCTCGGCGCGCTGATGGTGGGCGGGACCATCGCCTTCCTGGCCCACGAGGCGGCGACGGAAGAGAACACCCCGCCGGACCTCGTGGTCCGCGCCGGGGCCGTCACACGCACCAGCGCCGGCTGGCTGGTGGAGGTCCACGCCGAGAACCGCGGCGCCACCACCGCCGCCCAGGTGCAGGTCGAGGGCGAGCTCAGGGCCGACACCGGCGCGGTGGAGACCAGCGACGTCACCATCGACTACATCCCCGGCGACAGCGAGCGGCGCGCCGGCCTCCTCTTCCGTGCCGACCCGCGCCGCCACCGCCTGGAGGTGCGCGCCAGGGGCTTCGACCTCCCGTGA